A genomic window from Flavobacterium phycosphaerae includes:
- a CDS encoding Crp/Fnr family transcriptional regulator yields MTEAIQAYLHSVKALCPEVTANELNYIESGLTISKLKAKQIYIDANSVQRHIGFVYSGLLRGFYIDNNGNQISVKFIRENEFATHFSAFITQNPSKYYFQCIEPSIIVNIPYEHIQGGYEKFPILERYGRLVAEEVLKILQKRIESFLFETAEERYLKFLKEYPDLIDRVSLSNLCTSLGIERQSLTRIRKRIAESGSQH; encoded by the coding sequence ATGACCGAAGCTATTCAAGCCTATTTGCATTCAGTGAAGGCGCTTTGCCCAGAAGTAACAGCTAATGAATTGAACTACATTGAAAGTGGCTTAACAATTTCTAAATTAAAAGCCAAGCAGATCTATATAGATGCAAACAGTGTTCAAAGACATATTGGATTTGTTTATTCCGGACTACTACGCGGTTTCTACATAGATAACAATGGCAATCAAATTTCAGTTAAATTCATACGTGAAAACGAGTTTGCAACACATTTTTCTGCCTTTATTACTCAGAACCCAAGTAAATATTACTTTCAGTGTATTGAGCCAAGCATCATAGTTAACATACCCTATGAGCATATACAAGGAGGTTACGAAAAGTTTCCGATTTTGGAAAGATATGGCAGATTGGTTGCCGAGGAGGTTTTAAAGATACTGCAAAAGCGTATTGAGAGTTTCCTTTTTGAGACAGCCGAAGAGCGCTATTTGAAATTTTTAAAAGAGTATCCTGATTTGATTGATCGAGTATCCCTATCTAACTTATGCACATCTCTTGGTATTGAGCGGCAATCATTAACACGAATTAGAAAACGAATTGCGGAAAGCGGTTCTCAACATTAA
- a CDS encoding DoxX family protein produces MILFKSKRFLKKVALPKAWSYNIGLLFLRFNCALMLFHGWSKFNNFAKDSAEWPDPFNLGSTFSYSFTVFCELVCTLFLVFGLFTRFALFPLIVLLLVIVLFIHKGEPIADREHAILYLLLYAALFFTGPGEYSLDRLIYKKDYK; encoded by the coding sequence ATGATTTTATTTAAAAGTAAACGATTTTTAAAAAAGGTTGCATTACCAAAGGCCTGGTCGTATAATATAGGCCTGCTATTTTTGCGGTTCAACTGTGCTTTAATGTTATTTCACGGCTGGTCAAAATTTAACAATTTTGCAAAGGACAGTGCTGAATGGCCTGATCCATTTAATTTGGGTTCAACGTTTAGTTATTCCTTTACTGTTTTTTGCGAGTTAGTTTGCACGCTTTTCTTAGTTTTTGGACTGTTTACCCGTTTTGCTCTTTTTCCTCTTATCGTTCTTCTGTTGGTGATTGTTTTATTCATTCACAAGGGCGAGCCTATAGCAGACCGAGAACATGCGATACTCTATTTGCTACTCTATGCTGCGCTATTTTTTACGGGCCCAGGCGAATACTCTCTAGATAGGCTTATATATAAGAAAGATTACAAGTA